One window from the genome of Pseudomonas frederiksbergensis encodes:
- the trpE gene encoding anthranilate synthase component I has translation MIREEFLRLAAAGYNRIPLACETLADFDTPLSIYLKLADQPNSYLLESVQGGEKWGRYSMIGLPCRTVLRVHDHRVSVTQDGVEIESLEVEDPLAFVESFKARYNVPTIPGLPRFNGGLVGYFGYDCVRYVEKRLGTCPNPDPLGVPDILLMVSDAVVVFDNLAGKMHAIILADPSREDAYEQGQESLQALLEKLRQPITPRPGLDFHKQSAADPVFRSSFTQDDYERAVDTIKEYILAGDCMQVVPSQRMSIDFKAAPIDLYRALRCFNPTPYMYFFNFGDFHVVGSSPEVLVRVEDNLITVRPIAGTRPRGATEEADRSLEEDLLSDDKEIAEHLMLIDLGRNDTGRVSEVGSVKLTEKMVIERYSNVMHIVSNVTGQLKAGLTAMDALRAILPAGTLSGAPKIRAMEIIDELEPVKRGVYGGAVGYFAWNGNMDTAIAIRTAVIKDGELHVQAGGGIVADSVPALEWEETLNKRRAMFRAVALAEQTSSD, from the coding sequence CGTCTAGCCGCTGCCGGCTACAACCGCATCCCGCTTGCCTGCGAAACCCTGGCCGACTTCGACACGCCGCTGTCGATCTATCTCAAGCTGGCCGACCAGCCGAACTCCTATCTGCTTGAATCGGTGCAGGGCGGTGAGAAGTGGGGCCGTTATTCCATGATTGGCTTGCCGTGCCGTACGGTGCTGCGGGTGCATGACCATCGCGTCAGCGTGACCCAGGACGGCGTCGAGATCGAAAGCTTAGAAGTGGAGGATCCGCTGGCGTTCGTCGAATCCTTCAAGGCCCGCTACAACGTGCCGACCATCCCCGGGCTGCCGCGTTTCAACGGTGGCCTGGTGGGGTATTTCGGCTATGACTGCGTGCGCTATGTGGAAAAACGTCTCGGCACCTGTCCGAACCCCGATCCGCTTGGGGTGCCGGACATTTTGCTGATGGTCTCCGACGCGGTCGTGGTCTTCGATAACCTCGCCGGCAAGATGCACGCGATTATCCTCGCCGACCCGTCCCGGGAAGACGCCTACGAGCAGGGGCAGGAAAGCCTGCAGGCGCTGCTGGAAAAGCTTCGCCAGCCAATCACGCCGCGCCCAGGCCTGGACTTCCACAAGCAGTCGGCCGCCGACCCGGTGTTCCGTTCCAGCTTCACCCAGGACGATTACGAACGGGCCGTCGATACGATCAAGGAATACATCCTCGCCGGCGATTGCATGCAGGTCGTGCCGTCGCAACGGATGTCCATCGACTTCAAGGCCGCGCCCATCGATCTCTACCGGGCGCTGCGCTGTTTCAACCCGACGCCCTACATGTACTTCTTCAATTTCGGCGACTTCCATGTCGTGGGCAGTTCGCCGGAAGTGCTGGTGCGCGTCGAAGACAACCTGATCACCGTCCGACCGATCGCCGGCACTCGTCCCCGTGGCGCCACGGAGGAGGCTGACCGGTCGCTGGAAGAGGACCTGCTGTCGGACGACAAGGAAATCGCCGAACACTTGATGTTGATCGACCTGGGCCGCAATGACACTGGGCGGGTCTCGGAAGTGGGGTCGGTGAAGCTCACCGAGAAAATGGTCATCGAGCGCTATTCAAACGTGATGCATATCGTGTCCAACGTCACCGGCCAGTTGAAGGCCGGGCTGACGGCAATGGACGCTTTGCGGGCGATCCTGCCGGCGGGCACCTTGTCGGGCGCGCCGAAGATCCGCGCGATGGAAATCATCGACGAACTGGAGCCGGTCAAGCGGGGTGTGTACGGCGGGGCCGTGGGTTACTTTGCCTGGAACGGCAACATGGACACCGCGATTGCCATTCGCACTGCGGTCATCAAGGACGGCGAGCTGCACGTGCAGGCCGGCGGCGGCATCGTCGCCGACTCGGTGCCCGCGTTGGAATGGGAAGAAACCCTGAACAAGCGCCGGGCGATGTTCCGCGCCGTGGCGTTGGCCGAGCAGACCTCCAGCGACTGA